A genomic segment from Geitlerinema sp. PCC 7407 encodes:
- a CDS encoding pentapeptide repeat-containing protein, with the protein MTPNLSGANLRGQNLRGADLHKANLQAADLRDAKLIAASLKEANLNSALLQGAQLADAILVGADGVGVDLRGADLSGADLSGANLVAANLSGACLINADLRGANLIGSDLSGTRLRGADLSGANLQRCNLSEAILVGSNLSQTNLSQANLYNASLHQAHLYQSVLVEARLVEIHGAGAIFLGANLRGAQLHKADLSWAHLARVEGQGSDLTEAKLRGADLSSANFSEAVFLKTDLTKTNLRRADFRLANLTGADLTDAVLYRTEFAGSIQPSGQRHS; encoded by the coding sequence GACCCCAAATCTCAGCGGAGCCAACCTCCGAGGCCAAAACCTACGCGGTGCAGACCTGCACAAAGCCAACCTCCAGGCCGCCGATCTTCGAGACGCCAAGCTAATTGCTGCCTCTTTAAAAGAAGCGAATCTCAACAGCGCTCTGCTCCAGGGAGCCCAGCTTGCCGACGCGATCTTGGTGGGGGCCGACGGGGTGGGAGTGGATCTACGAGGCGCTGACCTGAGCGGCGCGGATCTGAGCGGCGCCAACCTCGTGGCGGCCAACCTCTCGGGAGCCTGCCTGATCAATGCTGACCTACGGGGCGCGAACCTGATTGGCTCAGATCTCAGCGGCACCCGTCTGCGGGGGGCCGATCTGAGCGGCGCCAACCTCCAGCGCTGCAACCTGAGCGAGGCGATCTTGGTGGGCAGCAACCTCAGCCAGACCAACCTCAGCCAGGCCAACCTCTACAATGCGTCGCTGCACCAAGCCCACCTTTACCAATCGGTTTTGGTGGAGGCTCGCCTGGTCGAGATCCATGGCGCTGGCGCTATCTTCCTAGGCGCGAATCTGCGGGGCGCCCAGCTGCACAAGGCCGACCTGAGCTGGGCGCACTTGGCCAGGGTAGAGGGCCAGGGCAGCGACCTCACGGAAGCCAAGCTCCGGGGGGCCGACCTGAGCAGCGCCAATTTCTCCGAGGCCGTGTTTCTGAAAACGGACTTGACCAAGACGAATCTGCGCCGAGCTGACTTTCGGTTGGCGAACCTGACCGGCGCTGACCTGACGGATGCCGTGCTGTACCGCACCGAGTTTGCAGGCTCCATCCAGCCCAGCGGCCAGCGTCACTCCTGA
- a CDS encoding transglutaminase family protein, producing MPAFSDSAPAQHRTVYPFGTYMLHGLAALGPGLLSVDAVRGYLLKINPLNDDTLILNPHHLEIFRDAGGVCLQDEVLWFTRDRWVYRCRVGDFTPELFVELDYPADGVAVCGSTVYISSQRLGYILVYSRETGDYITRFYAPGVGPERMTLRGDELWVCDRTEQTVYCLDRGTGDVLFSAITPFEHPTGLAFWPHPETGEELLMVAYATEEVYVRDDPNTDPPHTLSTRDRTFIHPLHLWRDPQGHYTLSNGYLVEMSYVEELSPLDALHLTNLEWRITLPADTLRQKVLRVEPVGYPFEIEEHPSGQRIAVFRFGELQPHEGRIFGWRAQLEVRGIKYQFTPEDVENPPELAADFQARYLVDDDELAMDTTTIQAAAREAIRNETNLLRKVISIRDYVYDRLDYAIKPHIDTPDVVLERGTGSCGEYVGILLALMRLNGIACRTVGRYKCPKVGAYQHHLPLEPDFNHVWIEFFLPGFGWVPMESNPDDLTDSFHYPTRFFMGLAWYHAEIAKDISFERVLANGTPIKELPNPVSIGDLALNHIRFTVLRELPPLVQE from the coding sequence ATGCCCGCCTTTTCTGATTCGGCCCCCGCCCAGCATCGCACAGTTTATCCTTTCGGCACCTACATGCTGCATGGGCTCGCGGCCCTGGGGCCTGGGCTTCTGTCGGTGGACGCTGTGCGGGGCTACCTGCTCAAGATTAATCCCCTCAACGACGACACGCTGATTCTCAATCCCCACCATCTGGAGATATTCCGGGACGCTGGGGGCGTGTGCCTCCAGGACGAAGTGCTCTGGTTTACGCGCGATCGCTGGGTGTATCGCTGTCGAGTGGGCGACTTTACCCCCGAGCTATTTGTCGAGCTGGATTACCCGGCGGACGGGGTAGCGGTGTGCGGCTCGACGGTCTACATCAGCAGCCAGCGCCTCGGCTACATCTTGGTCTACAGCCGCGAAACGGGGGACTATATCACGCGGTTCTATGCGCCGGGGGTAGGCCCCGAGCGGATGACCCTACGCGGCGATGAGCTGTGGGTGTGCGATCGCACCGAGCAGACCGTCTACTGCCTGGATCGGGGCACCGGCGACGTGCTCTTCAGCGCCATTACTCCCTTTGAGCACCCCACCGGCCTCGCCTTCTGGCCCCACCCAGAAACCGGCGAAGAGCTCTTGATGGTGGCCTACGCCACCGAAGAGGTCTACGTGCGCGATGACCCCAACACCGACCCGCCCCACACCCTGTCCACGCGCGATCGCACCTTCATTCATCCGCTCCACCTGTGGCGCGACCCCCAGGGACACTACACCCTCTCCAATGGCTACCTCGTCGAGATGTCCTACGTCGAAGAGCTCTCCCCCCTCGACGCCCTGCATCTCACCAACCTAGAGTGGCGCATCACCCTCCCCGCCGACACCCTCCGCCAAAAGGTCCTGCGAGTTGAGCCCGTGGGCTATCCCTTCGAGATCGAGGAGCATCCCAGCGGCCAGCGCATCGCTGTCTTTCGCTTTGGCGAGCTGCAGCCCCACGAAGGGCGCATCTTTGGCTGGCGGGCTCAGCTCGAGGTCCGCGGCATCAAGTACCAGTTCACCCCCGAAGACGTCGAAAATCCCCCCGAGCTGGCCGCCGACTTCCAGGCGCGCTATCTGGTCGATGACGACGAGCTGGCCATGGACACCACCACCATCCAAGCCGCTGCTCGCGAGGCGATCCGCAACGAAACCAACCTGCTGCGCAAGGTGATCAGCATCCGCGACTACGTCTACGATCGCCTGGACTACGCCATCAAGCCCCACATCGACACCCCCGATGTCGTGCTAGAGCGCGGCACCGGCTCCTGCGGGGAATACGTCGGCATCCTGCTCGCCCTCATGCGCCTCAACGGCATTGCCTGCCGCACCGTCGGCCGCTACAAGTGCCCCAAAGTCGGCGCCTACCAGCACCATCTCCCCCTCGAGCCCGACTTCAACCACGTCTGGATCGAGTTCTTCTTACCGGGCTTTGGCTGGGTCCCCATGGAGTCCAACCCCGACGACCTGACCGACAGCTTCCACTACCCGACTCGATTTTTTATGGGGCTGGCCTGGTACCACGCCGAAATCGCCAAAGACATCTCCTTCGAGCGCGTTCTCGCCAATGGCACGCCCATCAAGGAGCTGCCCAACCCAGTTTCCATTGGCGATCTGGCCCTCAACCATATCCGCTTTACCGTCCTGCGAGAGCTGCCTCCCCTGGTTCAGGAGTGA
- a CDS encoding site-specific DNA-methyltransferase produces the protein MSDEKPKAPNNRTLTLSPEEQQHYQAGLLNLAGPASAEMLGDRILHQDLFAVLDWLPQGWVDLLFLDPPYNLTKTFNQSSFRGRSLEDYQAWLGSWLPKLLGVLKPTASVYICGDWRSAAAIQILAEKYLIVRNRITWEREKGRGAKHNWKNCSEDIWFCTAGDRYTFNAEAVRLRRRVIAPYTDDHGNPKDWQKTEDGNYRLTYPSNLWTDLTVPFWSMPENTDHPTQKPEKLLAKIILASSQPGDMVFDPFLGSGTTAVVAKKLGRRYAGVELDLLYCCLAQKRLHLAEGDRQIQGYEEGVFWERNSSDRR, from the coding sequence ATGAGTGATGAGAAGCCGAAAGCTCCCAACAACCGAACTTTGACCCTCTCCCCCGAGGAGCAGCAGCACTATCAGGCGGGCTTGCTGAACCTGGCGGGACCGGCGTCGGCGGAGATGCTCGGCGATCGCATCCTTCACCAAGATTTGTTTGCGGTGCTGGACTGGCTGCCCCAAGGCTGGGTTGACTTGCTGTTTCTCGATCCGCCCTATAACCTGACGAAAACTTTTAACCAAAGCTCGTTTCGGGGGCGATCGCTCGAAGACTACCAGGCCTGGCTGGGCTCCTGGCTGCCCAAGCTCCTGGGCGTCCTGAAACCCACGGCCTCGGTGTACATCTGCGGCGATTGGCGATCGGCCGCCGCCATCCAGATCCTGGCCGAAAAGTACCTGATCGTGCGCAATCGCATCACCTGGGAGCGCGAAAAGGGCCGCGGCGCGAAGCACAACTGGAAAAACTGCTCAGAAGATATTTGGTTCTGTACGGCGGGCGATCGCTACACCTTCAACGCCGAAGCGGTGCGGCTGCGCCGCCGGGTGATCGCCCCCTACACCGACGACCACGGCAACCCCAAAGACTGGCAAAAAACCGAGGACGGCAACTATCGCCTGACCTATCCATCGAATCTCTGGACAGACCTGACCGTGCCCTTTTGGTCCATGCCCGAGAACACCGACCACCCCACCCAAAAACCCGAAAAGCTTCTGGCCAAAATCATTCTGGCCAGCTCCCAGCCCGGTGATATGGTCTTTGACCCCTTTTTGGGCTCGGGGACCACGGCGGTGGTGGCCAAAAAGCTGGGGCGGCGCTACGCCGGCGTAGAGCTAGACCTCCTCTACTGCTGCCTGGCCCAAAAGCGCCTGCACCTGGCCGAGGGCGATCGCCAAATTCAGGGTTATGAAGAAGGCGTGTTTTGGGAGCGAAATTCGAGCGATCGCCGCTGA